One Lagopus muta isolate bLagMut1 chromosome 10, bLagMut1 primary, whole genome shotgun sequence DNA segment encodes these proteins:
- the KIF23 gene encoding kinesin-like protein KIF23 isoform X5, with protein MKAARAKTPRRPALKKASPPGPKDPVGVYCRVRPLSCPDQECCIEVINESTVQIHPPDGYRIFRNGEYRETQYSFKEVFGTLVAQKELFDAVAKPLVEDLVHGKNGLLFTYGVTGSGKTHTMTGSPGDGGLLPRCLAVIFNSIGPFQAKRFVFKLDDKNGVDIQCEVDALLERQKRDATPVPKASGKRQVDPEFADMINVQDHCKVEEVDEDNVYSVFVSYIEIYNNYIYDLLEDTSFDLIKPKPPQSKMLREDQNHNMYVMGCTEVEVKSTEEAFEVFWKGQKKRRIANTQLNRESSRSHGVFTIKLAQAPLDADGDNVLQEREQITLSQLSLVDLAGSERTNRTKAEGSRLREAGNINQSLMTLRTCIEVLRENQKYGTNKMVPYRDSKLTHLFKNYFDGEGKVRMIVCVNPKAEDYEESLQVMRFAEMTQEVEVARPVDRPLCGLTPGRRFRNQAFRDELARKLEIRGGPINEETEEQSASEILLQNFPPLPSCELLDINDDQTLPKLIEVLEERHKLRQKFSEEFARNVLTFRTALRELDSNIMSKENYFQGKLSEKEKIITGQKAELEHLEKKIKTLEYKVEILEKTATIYEEDKRHLQQELESKSQKLQRQVSDKRRLEARLQGMVAETTTKWEKECERRVAAKQLEMQNKLWVKDEKLKQLKAIVTESKSEKPERPSREREREKPIQRSVSPPPVPNTPPVRLRRRRSRSAGERWVDHKPPSNLPTDTVMQPHVPHAITVAAASEKALAKCDKYMLTHQELASDGEIETKLIKGDVFKTRGGGQAVQFTEIETLKQESPTGRKRRSSPSNADPPEDAADSEWTDVETRCSVAVEMRAGSTLGPGYQHHAQPKRRKP; from the exons ATGAAGGCGGC AAGGGCCAAGACCCCACGGAGGCCGGCGCTGAAGAAGGCGTCGCCGCCCGGCCCGAAGGACCCCGTTGGG GTGTACTGTAGGGTGCGGCCGCTGAGCTGCCCGGACCAGGAGTGTTGCATCGAGGTGATCAACGAGAGCACGGTGCAGATCCACCCTCCCGACGGATACAGGATATTCCGCAACGGAGAATACCGGGAG ACACAGTATTCGTTTAAAGAAGTATTTGGTACCCTTGTGGCTCAAAAGGAGCTTTTTGACGCAGTGGCGAAGCCTCTCGTGGAAGATCTCGTTCATGGGAAAAACG GTCTCCTTTTTACGTACGGAGTAACAGGCAGTGGTAAAACCCACACTATGACCGGATCTCCTGGTGATGGAGGGCTGCTTCCACGGTGTTTGGCCGTGATCTTCAACAGCATAGGGCCGTTCCAGGCCAAGAGATTT GTTTTTAAGCTCGACGACAAGAATGGTGTGGATATTCAATGTGAAGTAGATGCTCTGTTAGAGAGGCAGAAAAGAGACGCCACACCTGTTCCCAAGGCTTCTGGCAA ACGACAGGTGGATCCAGAGTTTGCTGATATGATCAACGTGCAAGATCACTGCAAAGTGGAAGAAGTTGATGAAGATAATGTCTACAGTGTCTTTGTCTCCTACATCGAGATCTACAACAACTACATTTATGACCTCCTGGAAGATACTTCGTTTGACCTGATAAAACCCAA ACCTCCACAATCCAAAATGCTTCGTGAGGACCAGAATCACAACATGTATGTCATGGGGTGCACAGAAGTAGAGGTGAAATCCACGGAGGAAGCTTTTGAAGTCTTTTGGAAAG GGCAAAAGAAGAGGCGTATTGCAAACACTCAGCTGAATCGGGAATCCAGTCGATCTCATGGAGTTTTCACGATCAAGTTGGCTCAGGCACCTCTGGATGCAGATGGAGATAATGTGCTGCAG gagagggaacagaTTACTTTAAGCCAGCTGTCCTTAGTTGATCTGGCTGGAAGTGAAAGGACCAACAGAACAAAAGCTGAAGGGAGCAGGTTGCGAGAAGCAG gTAATATTAATCAGTCATTAATGACATTAAGAACATGTATTGAAGTTCTACGGGAAAACCAGAAGTATGGAACAAATAAG aTGGTGCCCTACAGAGATTCCAAACTGACTCATCTCTTCAAGAACTATTTTGATGGTGAAGGCAAAGTGCGTATGATTGTATGCGTAAACCCTAAAGCTGAGGACTACGAGGAAAGCCTG CAAGTCATGCGTTTTGCAGAGATGACGCAGGAGGTGGAGGTTGCGAGGCCTGTGGACAGACCGCTGTGCGGCCTAACGCCGGGACGGCGCTTCAGGAACCAGGCCTTCAGAGACGAGCTGGCCAGGAAACTGGAGATCCGAGGTGGCCCAATTAATGAAG aaacagaagagcaatctgcttcagaaatacttttGCAGAACTTTCCTCCCTTGCCTTCATGTGAGCTATTGGATATTAATGATGATCAAACACTTCCAAAGCTTATTGAAGTCCTGGAAGAACGCCATAAACTACGACAAAAGTTTTCGGAGGAGTTTGCCAGAAACG TACTTACATTCAGAACTGCGTTGCGAGAACTTGATTCCAACATTATGTccaaagaaaactattttcaaggaaagttgtctgagaaagagaaaataataacaggACAGAAAGCAGAGTTAGAACacctggagaagaaaattaagactTTGGAATACAAG GTTGAGATTTTAGAGAAAACTGCTACAATTTATGAAGAAGATAAGCGTCATCTTCAGCAAGAATTAGAGAGCAAGAGCCAGAAGCTGCAACGTCAGGTTTCTGACAAGCGCAGGTTGGAGGCACGGCTGCAAGGCATGGTTGCTGAAACAACCACGAAATGGGAGAAGGAGTGT GAGCGTCGTGTAGctgcaaagcagctggaaaTGCAGAACAAACTTTGGGtcaaagatgaaaaactgaagcagCTGAAGGCCATTGTTACTGAATCAAAGAGTGAAAAGCCTGAGAGGCCTTCacgggagagagagagagagaagcctATTCAGAGATCAGTCTCTCCACCACCAGTACCT AACACACCTCCAGTTCGTCTCAGACGCAGACGGTCGCGCTCAGCTGGGGAGAGATGGGTAGATCATAAGCCACCTTCTAATCTGCCCACTGACACAGTCATGCAGCCTCATGTCCCTCATGCCATCACAGTGGCAGCTGCAAGTGAAAAGGCACTAGCTAAGTGTGACAAGTACATGCTGACGCACCAGGAGCTAGCCTCTGATGGGGAGATTGAAACAAAACTAATTAAG GGTGATGTTTTCAAAACCAGAGGTGGTGGACAGGCTGTGCAGTTCACAGAGATAGAGACTCTGAAGCAAGAATCTCCAACTGG TCGAAAGCGAAGATCGTCGCCTTCCAATGCTGATCCACCAGAGGATGCTGCAGACTCTGAATGGACAGATGTGGAAACCAGA TGTTCTGTGGCAGTGGAAATGAGGGCAGGATCTACCCTTGGACCTGGATATCAGCATCATGCTCAGCCCAA
- the KIF23 gene encoding kinesin-like protein KIF23 isoform X2, giving the protein MKAAAKTPRRPALKKASPPGPKDPVGVYCRVRPLSCPDQECCIEVINESTVQIHPPDGYRIFRNGEYRETQYSFKEVFGTLVAQKELFDAVAKPLVEDLVHGKNGLLFTYGVTGSGKTHTMTGSPGDGGLLPRCLAVIFNSIGPFQAKRFVFKLDDKNGVDIQCEVDALLERQKRDATPVPKASGKRQVDPEFADMINVQDHCKVEEVDEDNVYSVFVSYIEIYNNYIYDLLEDTSFDLIKPKWNNCNTPVRNGDFIPPQSKMLREDQNHNMYVMGCTEVEVKSTEEAFEVFWKGQKKRRIANTQLNRESSRSHGVFTIKLAQAPLDADGDNVLQEREQITLSQLSLVDLAGSERTNRTKAEGSRLREAGNINQSLMTLRTCIEVLRENQKYGTNKMVPYRDSKLTHLFKNYFDGEGKVRMIVCVNPKAEDYEESLQVMRFAEMTQEVEVARPVDRPLCGLTPGRRFRNQAFRDELARKLEIRGGPINEETEEQSASEILLQNFPPLPSCELLDINDDQTLPKLIEVLEERHKLRQKFSEEFARNVLTFRTALRELDSNIMSKENYFQGKLSEKEKIITGQKAELEHLEKKIKTLEYKVEILEKTATIYEEDKRHLQQELESKSQKLQRQVSDKRRLEARLQGMVAETTTKWEKECERRVAAKQLEMQNKLWVKDEKLKQLKAIVTESKSEKPERPSREREREKPIQRSVSPPPVPVPNSQRLVSNQQLHRRSNSCSSISVASCVMEWEQKTPSHKHTGGNSKTRTRQQEPGQSRDCNTSDRRRGMCWTGITEVPKRRDELEIEEDQCCRNTPPVRLRRRRSRSAGERWVDHKPPSNLPTDTVMQPHVPHAITVAAASEKALAKCDKYMLTHQELASDGEIETKLIKGDVFKTRGGGQAVQFTEIETLKQESPTGRKRRSSPSNADPPEDAADSEWTDVETRCSVAVEMRAGSTLGPGYQHHAQPKRRKP; this is encoded by the exons ATGAAGGCGGC GGCCAAGACCCCACGGAGGCCGGCGCTGAAGAAGGCGTCGCCGCCCGGCCCGAAGGACCCCGTTGGG GTGTACTGTAGGGTGCGGCCGCTGAGCTGCCCGGACCAGGAGTGTTGCATCGAGGTGATCAACGAGAGCACGGTGCAGATCCACCCTCCCGACGGATACAGGATATTCCGCAACGGAGAATACCGGGAG ACACAGTATTCGTTTAAAGAAGTATTTGGTACCCTTGTGGCTCAAAAGGAGCTTTTTGACGCAGTGGCGAAGCCTCTCGTGGAAGATCTCGTTCATGGGAAAAACG GTCTCCTTTTTACGTACGGAGTAACAGGCAGTGGTAAAACCCACACTATGACCGGATCTCCTGGTGATGGAGGGCTGCTTCCACGGTGTTTGGCCGTGATCTTCAACAGCATAGGGCCGTTCCAGGCCAAGAGATTT GTTTTTAAGCTCGACGACAAGAATGGTGTGGATATTCAATGTGAAGTAGATGCTCTGTTAGAGAGGCAGAAAAGAGACGCCACACCTGTTCCCAAGGCTTCTGGCAA ACGACAGGTGGATCCAGAGTTTGCTGATATGATCAACGTGCAAGATCACTGCAAAGTGGAAGAAGTTGATGAAGATAATGTCTACAGTGTCTTTGTCTCCTACATCGAGATCTACAACAACTACATTTATGACCTCCTGGAAGATACTTCGTTTGACCTGATAAAACCCAA GTGGAACAATTGCAACACTCCTGTGCGAAACGGTGACTTTAT ACCTCCACAATCCAAAATGCTTCGTGAGGACCAGAATCACAACATGTATGTCATGGGGTGCACAGAAGTAGAGGTGAAATCCACGGAGGAAGCTTTTGAAGTCTTTTGGAAAG GGCAAAAGAAGAGGCGTATTGCAAACACTCAGCTGAATCGGGAATCCAGTCGATCTCATGGAGTTTTCACGATCAAGTTGGCTCAGGCACCTCTGGATGCAGATGGAGATAATGTGCTGCAG gagagggaacagaTTACTTTAAGCCAGCTGTCCTTAGTTGATCTGGCTGGAAGTGAAAGGACCAACAGAACAAAAGCTGAAGGGAGCAGGTTGCGAGAAGCAG gTAATATTAATCAGTCATTAATGACATTAAGAACATGTATTGAAGTTCTACGGGAAAACCAGAAGTATGGAACAAATAAG aTGGTGCCCTACAGAGATTCCAAACTGACTCATCTCTTCAAGAACTATTTTGATGGTGAAGGCAAAGTGCGTATGATTGTATGCGTAAACCCTAAAGCTGAGGACTACGAGGAAAGCCTG CAAGTCATGCGTTTTGCAGAGATGACGCAGGAGGTGGAGGTTGCGAGGCCTGTGGACAGACCGCTGTGCGGCCTAACGCCGGGACGGCGCTTCAGGAACCAGGCCTTCAGAGACGAGCTGGCCAGGAAACTGGAGATCCGAGGTGGCCCAATTAATGAAG aaacagaagagcaatctgcttcagaaatacttttGCAGAACTTTCCTCCCTTGCCTTCATGTGAGCTATTGGATATTAATGATGATCAAACACTTCCAAAGCTTATTGAAGTCCTGGAAGAACGCCATAAACTACGACAAAAGTTTTCGGAGGAGTTTGCCAGAAACG TACTTACATTCAGAACTGCGTTGCGAGAACTTGATTCCAACATTATGTccaaagaaaactattttcaaggaaagttgtctgagaaagagaaaataataacaggACAGAAAGCAGAGTTAGAACacctggagaagaaaattaagactTTGGAATACAAG GTTGAGATTTTAGAGAAAACTGCTACAATTTATGAAGAAGATAAGCGTCATCTTCAGCAAGAATTAGAGAGCAAGAGCCAGAAGCTGCAACGTCAGGTTTCTGACAAGCGCAGGTTGGAGGCACGGCTGCAAGGCATGGTTGCTGAAACAACCACGAAATGGGAGAAGGAGTGT GAGCGTCGTGTAGctgcaaagcagctggaaaTGCAGAACAAACTTTGGGtcaaagatgaaaaactgaagcagCTGAAGGCCATTGTTACTGAATCAAAGAGTGAAAAGCCTGAGAGGCCTTCacgggagagagagagagagaagcctATTCAGAGATCAGTCTCTCCACCACCAGTACCT GTTCCTAACAGCCAGCGGCTTGTGAGCaaccagcagctgcacagacGTTCAAATTCCTGTAGCAGCATTTCTGTGGCTTCCTGCGTTATGGAATGGGAGCAGAAAACCCCTTCACACAAGCATACCGGTGGCAATTCTAAAACAAGGACTAGACAACAAGAACCAGGACAAAGTAGAGACTGTAACACCTCAGACAGAAGGCGAGGGATGTGCTGGACTGGAATCACTGAGGTTCCCAAACGTAGAGATGAGCTAGAGATAGAAGAGGATCAATGCTGCAGG AACACACCTCCAGTTCGTCTCAGACGCAGACGGTCGCGCTCAGCTGGGGAGAGATGGGTAGATCATAAGCCACCTTCTAATCTGCCCACTGACACAGTCATGCAGCCTCATGTCCCTCATGCCATCACAGTGGCAGCTGCAAGTGAAAAGGCACTAGCTAAGTGTGACAAGTACATGCTGACGCACCAGGAGCTAGCCTCTGATGGGGAGATTGAAACAAAACTAATTAAG GGTGATGTTTTCAAAACCAGAGGTGGTGGACAGGCTGTGCAGTTCACAGAGATAGAGACTCTGAAGCAAGAATCTCCAACTGG TCGAAAGCGAAGATCGTCGCCTTCCAATGCTGATCCACCAGAGGATGCTGCAGACTCTGAATGGACAGATGTGGAAACCAGA TGTTCTGTGGCAGTGGAAATGAGGGCAGGATCTACCCTTGGACCTGGATATCAGCATCATGCTCAGCCCAA
- the KIF23 gene encoding kinesin-like protein KIF23 isoform X3, whose product MKAARAKTPRRPALKKASPPGPKDPVGVYCRVRPLSCPDQECCIEVINESTVQIHPPDGYRIFRNGEYRETQYSFKEVFGTLVAQKELFDAVAKPLVEDLVHGKNGLLFTYGVTGSGKTHTMTGSPGDGGLLPRCLAVIFNSIGPFQAKRFVFKLDDKNGVDIQCEVDALLERQKRDATPVPKASGKRQVDPEFADMINVQDHCKVEEVDEDNVYSVFVSYIEIYNNYIYDLLEDTSFDLIKPKPPQSKMLREDQNHNMYVMGCTEVEVKSTEEAFEVFWKGQKKRRIANTQLNRESSRSHGVFTIKLAQAPLDADGDNVLQEREQITLSQLSLVDLAGSERTNRTKAEGSRLREAGNINQSLMTLRTCIEVLRENQKYGTNKMVPYRDSKLTHLFKNYFDGEGKVRMIVCVNPKAEDYEESLQVMRFAEMTQEVEVARPVDRPLCGLTPGRRFRNQAFRDELARKLEIRGGPINEETEEQSASEILLQNFPPLPSCELLDINDDQTLPKLIEVLEERHKLRQKFSEEFARNVLTFRTALRELDSNIMSKENYFQGKLSEKEKIITGQKAELEHLEKKIKTLEYKVEILEKTATIYEEDKRHLQQELESKSQKLQRQVSDKRRLEARLQGMVAETTTKWEKECERRVAAKQLEMQNKLWVKDEKLKQLKAIVTESKSEKPERPSREREREKPIQRSVSPPPVPVPNSQRLVSNQQLHRRSNSCSSISVASCVMEWEQKTPSHKHTGGNSKTRTRQQEPGQSRDCNTSDRRRGMCWTGITEVPKRRDELEIEEDQCCRNTPPVRLRRRRSRSAGERWVDHKPPSNLPTDTVMQPHVPHAITVAAASEKALAKCDKYMLTHQELASDGEIETKLIKGDVFKTRGGGQAVQFTEIETLKQESPTGRKRRSSPSNADPPEDAADSEWTDVETRCSVAVEMRAGSTLGPGYQHHAQPKRRKP is encoded by the exons ATGAAGGCGGC AAGGGCCAAGACCCCACGGAGGCCGGCGCTGAAGAAGGCGTCGCCGCCCGGCCCGAAGGACCCCGTTGGG GTGTACTGTAGGGTGCGGCCGCTGAGCTGCCCGGACCAGGAGTGTTGCATCGAGGTGATCAACGAGAGCACGGTGCAGATCCACCCTCCCGACGGATACAGGATATTCCGCAACGGAGAATACCGGGAG ACACAGTATTCGTTTAAAGAAGTATTTGGTACCCTTGTGGCTCAAAAGGAGCTTTTTGACGCAGTGGCGAAGCCTCTCGTGGAAGATCTCGTTCATGGGAAAAACG GTCTCCTTTTTACGTACGGAGTAACAGGCAGTGGTAAAACCCACACTATGACCGGATCTCCTGGTGATGGAGGGCTGCTTCCACGGTGTTTGGCCGTGATCTTCAACAGCATAGGGCCGTTCCAGGCCAAGAGATTT GTTTTTAAGCTCGACGACAAGAATGGTGTGGATATTCAATGTGAAGTAGATGCTCTGTTAGAGAGGCAGAAAAGAGACGCCACACCTGTTCCCAAGGCTTCTGGCAA ACGACAGGTGGATCCAGAGTTTGCTGATATGATCAACGTGCAAGATCACTGCAAAGTGGAAGAAGTTGATGAAGATAATGTCTACAGTGTCTTTGTCTCCTACATCGAGATCTACAACAACTACATTTATGACCTCCTGGAAGATACTTCGTTTGACCTGATAAAACCCAA ACCTCCACAATCCAAAATGCTTCGTGAGGACCAGAATCACAACATGTATGTCATGGGGTGCACAGAAGTAGAGGTGAAATCCACGGAGGAAGCTTTTGAAGTCTTTTGGAAAG GGCAAAAGAAGAGGCGTATTGCAAACACTCAGCTGAATCGGGAATCCAGTCGATCTCATGGAGTTTTCACGATCAAGTTGGCTCAGGCACCTCTGGATGCAGATGGAGATAATGTGCTGCAG gagagggaacagaTTACTTTAAGCCAGCTGTCCTTAGTTGATCTGGCTGGAAGTGAAAGGACCAACAGAACAAAAGCTGAAGGGAGCAGGTTGCGAGAAGCAG gTAATATTAATCAGTCATTAATGACATTAAGAACATGTATTGAAGTTCTACGGGAAAACCAGAAGTATGGAACAAATAAG aTGGTGCCCTACAGAGATTCCAAACTGACTCATCTCTTCAAGAACTATTTTGATGGTGAAGGCAAAGTGCGTATGATTGTATGCGTAAACCCTAAAGCTGAGGACTACGAGGAAAGCCTG CAAGTCATGCGTTTTGCAGAGATGACGCAGGAGGTGGAGGTTGCGAGGCCTGTGGACAGACCGCTGTGCGGCCTAACGCCGGGACGGCGCTTCAGGAACCAGGCCTTCAGAGACGAGCTGGCCAGGAAACTGGAGATCCGAGGTGGCCCAATTAATGAAG aaacagaagagcaatctgcttcagaaatacttttGCAGAACTTTCCTCCCTTGCCTTCATGTGAGCTATTGGATATTAATGATGATCAAACACTTCCAAAGCTTATTGAAGTCCTGGAAGAACGCCATAAACTACGACAAAAGTTTTCGGAGGAGTTTGCCAGAAACG TACTTACATTCAGAACTGCGTTGCGAGAACTTGATTCCAACATTATGTccaaagaaaactattttcaaggaaagttgtctgagaaagagaaaataataacaggACAGAAAGCAGAGTTAGAACacctggagaagaaaattaagactTTGGAATACAAG GTTGAGATTTTAGAGAAAACTGCTACAATTTATGAAGAAGATAAGCGTCATCTTCAGCAAGAATTAGAGAGCAAGAGCCAGAAGCTGCAACGTCAGGTTTCTGACAAGCGCAGGTTGGAGGCACGGCTGCAAGGCATGGTTGCTGAAACAACCACGAAATGGGAGAAGGAGTGT GAGCGTCGTGTAGctgcaaagcagctggaaaTGCAGAACAAACTTTGGGtcaaagatgaaaaactgaagcagCTGAAGGCCATTGTTACTGAATCAAAGAGTGAAAAGCCTGAGAGGCCTTCacgggagagagagagagagaagcctATTCAGAGATCAGTCTCTCCACCACCAGTACCT GTTCCTAACAGCCAGCGGCTTGTGAGCaaccagcagctgcacagacGTTCAAATTCCTGTAGCAGCATTTCTGTGGCTTCCTGCGTTATGGAATGGGAGCAGAAAACCCCTTCACACAAGCATACCGGTGGCAATTCTAAAACAAGGACTAGACAACAAGAACCAGGACAAAGTAGAGACTGTAACACCTCAGACAGAAGGCGAGGGATGTGCTGGACTGGAATCACTGAGGTTCCCAAACGTAGAGATGAGCTAGAGATAGAAGAGGATCAATGCTGCAGG AACACACCTCCAGTTCGTCTCAGACGCAGACGGTCGCGCTCAGCTGGGGAGAGATGGGTAGATCATAAGCCACCTTCTAATCTGCCCACTGACACAGTCATGCAGCCTCATGTCCCTCATGCCATCACAGTGGCAGCTGCAAGTGAAAAGGCACTAGCTAAGTGTGACAAGTACATGCTGACGCACCAGGAGCTAGCCTCTGATGGGGAGATTGAAACAAAACTAATTAAG GGTGATGTTTTCAAAACCAGAGGTGGTGGACAGGCTGTGCAGTTCACAGAGATAGAGACTCTGAAGCAAGAATCTCCAACTGG TCGAAAGCGAAGATCGTCGCCTTCCAATGCTGATCCACCAGAGGATGCTGCAGACTCTGAATGGACAGATGTGGAAACCAGA TGTTCTGTGGCAGTGGAAATGAGGGCAGGATCTACCCTTGGACCTGGATATCAGCATCATGCTCAGCCCAA
- the KIF23 gene encoding kinesin-like protein KIF23 isoform X6: protein MKAARAKTPRRPALKKASPPGPKDPVGVYCRVRPLSCPDQECCIEVINESTVQIHPPDGYRIFRNGEYRETQYSFKEVFGTLVAQKELFDAVAKPLVEDLVHGKNGLLFTYGVTGSGKTHTMTGSPGDGGLLPRCLAVIFNSIGPFQAKRFVFKLDDKNGVDIQCEVDALLERQKRDATPVPKASGKRQVDPEFADMINVQDHCKVEEVDEDNVYSVFVSYIEIYNNYIYDLLEDTSFDLIKPKWNNCNTPVRNGDFIPPQSKMLREDQNHNMYVMGCTEVEVKSTEEAFEVFWKGQKKRRIANTQLNRESSRSHGVFTIKLAQAPLDADGDNVLQEREQITLSQLSLVDLAGSERTNRTKAEGSRLREAGNINQSLMTLRTCIEVLRENQKYGTNKMVPYRDSKLTHLFKNYFDGEGKVRMIVCVNPKAEDYEESLQVMRFAEMTQEVEVARPVDRPLCGLTPGRRFRNQAFRDELARKLEIRGGPINEETEEQSASEILLQNFPPLPSCELLDINDDQTLPKLIEVLEERHKLRQKFSEEFARNVLTFRTALRELDSNIMSKENYFQGKLSEKEKIITGQKAELEHLEKKIKTLEYKVEILEKTATIYEEDKRHLQQELESKSQKLQRQVSDKRRLEARLQGMVAETTTKWEKECERRVAAKQLEMQNKLWVKDEKLKQLKAIVTESKSEKPERPSREREREKPIQRSVSPPPVPGDVFKTRGGGQAVQFTEIETLKQESPTGRKRRSSPSNADPPEDAADSEWTDVETRCSVAVEMRAGSTLGPGYQHHAQPKRRKP, encoded by the exons ATGAAGGCGGC AAGGGCCAAGACCCCACGGAGGCCGGCGCTGAAGAAGGCGTCGCCGCCCGGCCCGAAGGACCCCGTTGGG GTGTACTGTAGGGTGCGGCCGCTGAGCTGCCCGGACCAGGAGTGTTGCATCGAGGTGATCAACGAGAGCACGGTGCAGATCCACCCTCCCGACGGATACAGGATATTCCGCAACGGAGAATACCGGGAG ACACAGTATTCGTTTAAAGAAGTATTTGGTACCCTTGTGGCTCAAAAGGAGCTTTTTGACGCAGTGGCGAAGCCTCTCGTGGAAGATCTCGTTCATGGGAAAAACG GTCTCCTTTTTACGTACGGAGTAACAGGCAGTGGTAAAACCCACACTATGACCGGATCTCCTGGTGATGGAGGGCTGCTTCCACGGTGTTTGGCCGTGATCTTCAACAGCATAGGGCCGTTCCAGGCCAAGAGATTT GTTTTTAAGCTCGACGACAAGAATGGTGTGGATATTCAATGTGAAGTAGATGCTCTGTTAGAGAGGCAGAAAAGAGACGCCACACCTGTTCCCAAGGCTTCTGGCAA ACGACAGGTGGATCCAGAGTTTGCTGATATGATCAACGTGCAAGATCACTGCAAAGTGGAAGAAGTTGATGAAGATAATGTCTACAGTGTCTTTGTCTCCTACATCGAGATCTACAACAACTACATTTATGACCTCCTGGAAGATACTTCGTTTGACCTGATAAAACCCAA GTGGAACAATTGCAACACTCCTGTGCGAAACGGTGACTTTAT ACCTCCACAATCCAAAATGCTTCGTGAGGACCAGAATCACAACATGTATGTCATGGGGTGCACAGAAGTAGAGGTGAAATCCACGGAGGAAGCTTTTGAAGTCTTTTGGAAAG GGCAAAAGAAGAGGCGTATTGCAAACACTCAGCTGAATCGGGAATCCAGTCGATCTCATGGAGTTTTCACGATCAAGTTGGCTCAGGCACCTCTGGATGCAGATGGAGATAATGTGCTGCAG gagagggaacagaTTACTTTAAGCCAGCTGTCCTTAGTTGATCTGGCTGGAAGTGAAAGGACCAACAGAACAAAAGCTGAAGGGAGCAGGTTGCGAGAAGCAG gTAATATTAATCAGTCATTAATGACATTAAGAACATGTATTGAAGTTCTACGGGAAAACCAGAAGTATGGAACAAATAAG aTGGTGCCCTACAGAGATTCCAAACTGACTCATCTCTTCAAGAACTATTTTGATGGTGAAGGCAAAGTGCGTATGATTGTATGCGTAAACCCTAAAGCTGAGGACTACGAGGAAAGCCTG CAAGTCATGCGTTTTGCAGAGATGACGCAGGAGGTGGAGGTTGCGAGGCCTGTGGACAGACCGCTGTGCGGCCTAACGCCGGGACGGCGCTTCAGGAACCAGGCCTTCAGAGACGAGCTGGCCAGGAAACTGGAGATCCGAGGTGGCCCAATTAATGAAG aaacagaagagcaatctgcttcagaaatacttttGCAGAACTTTCCTCCCTTGCCTTCATGTGAGCTATTGGATATTAATGATGATCAAACACTTCCAAAGCTTATTGAAGTCCTGGAAGAACGCCATAAACTACGACAAAAGTTTTCGGAGGAGTTTGCCAGAAACG TACTTACATTCAGAACTGCGTTGCGAGAACTTGATTCCAACATTATGTccaaagaaaactattttcaaggaaagttgtctgagaaagagaaaataataacaggACAGAAAGCAGAGTTAGAACacctggagaagaaaattaagactTTGGAATACAAG GTTGAGATTTTAGAGAAAACTGCTACAATTTATGAAGAAGATAAGCGTCATCTTCAGCAAGAATTAGAGAGCAAGAGCCAGAAGCTGCAACGTCAGGTTTCTGACAAGCGCAGGTTGGAGGCACGGCTGCAAGGCATGGTTGCTGAAACAACCACGAAATGGGAGAAGGAGTGT GAGCGTCGTGTAGctgcaaagcagctggaaaTGCAGAACAAACTTTGGGtcaaagatgaaaaactgaagcagCTGAAGGCCATTGTTACTGAATCAAAGAGTGAAAAGCCTGAGAGGCCTTCacgggagagagagagagagaagcctATTCAGAGATCAGTCTCTCCACCACCAGTACCT GGTGATGTTTTCAAAACCAGAGGTGGTGGACAGGCTGTGCAGTTCACAGAGATAGAGACTCTGAAGCAAGAATCTCCAACTGG TCGAAAGCGAAGATCGTCGCCTTCCAATGCTGATCCACCAGAGGATGCTGCAGACTCTGAATGGACAGATGTGGAAACCAGA TGTTCTGTGGCAGTGGAAATGAGGGCAGGATCTACCCTTGGACCTGGATATCAGCATCATGCTCAGCCCAA